In the Angustibacter sp. Root456 genome, AGCGGGTTGAGGTTGGCCCGTGCCGCGTACACAGCGGCCGTGTACCCCGCAGGGCCCGAGCCGATGATGATCACGTTGCGGACGTCGTTCACGGGTGCCTTCCCTCAAGGTCGTGGCCAGGACGAGGCAGCCCTGGCGTGTGGTGCGACAGCACCTGCGTCAAGCGATCGTACGGCCCCGATGTTCCCCGTGGGGGCCCCGGCGGCACGGGGCGACCTCAACCCGTCAGCGGGTGCGGGTGAAGTAGCGGGTGCCGTCCTTTCCGGGCGAGCACGTCGTCGACACGACCCAGATCTCGCGTCCCCCGCCCGAGGCCGGCACCACCACGACGGCGGCGGGCGAGCCCTGGTAGCGCGCGACGTCGACGAGCAGGGGCGTCGCCCGGGGCGCACCGATGGCTGCCAGGCAGGCGGCCACGCCCGCGGGCGTGGCGAGCGGCCCGGAGGGCGCGGCCGCGGCGGAGGACGGGCGGCTGGCCAGGACCTGGTCGACCTGCGTGGCCAGCCGGTCGGCGGTGTAGTCGGTGCCCGAGGCGGTGGCCTGCAGGCCCGCGTCCGGTGCCACGCGCTTCTCGGCCGTGCCGTTCAGGGCCGCGCCTGCTGCCGTGCTGTCGGCCCGACCCCCGTCAGGCACCAGCTGGCTGAGCGTCGCACCCCCCGCACCGAGCAGGACGACGGCCGCCGCCACCGCGAGCCAGCCGCGGTGCCGACGCTCGCGGGCGGGGGCCAGCGGCACGACGGTGCTCGCGGCGGCCGATTGCTCGGGGTGTCCGGCCGACGTCTCGGCGCTGAGCCGGCGCAGCGTGGCCTCGAGACGGTCGACGACGTCGGGGGGCGTCGGGCCGGGGTCAGGCAACGACGCCAGCAGCGTGCGCACCTGCACCTGGGTCTGCAGATCACGCTGGCAGTCGGGGCAGGCCGCGACGTGCGGGTCACGCGCTGCCGCGTCGAGGTCGCCGAAGGACTCGAGGGCGGGGTGGTTCACGCACGCCCTCCTTCGTGGTCACCGGGATGGGGACGCTCCGCGGCCGGTGCGGGAGCCGCAGGCGTCACCGGTGGGACGTCAGGGACGCCCTCGAGGTTCCCCGGCCGCAGCAGCTGCGCGAGCGCCGCGCGCCCACGGGCACACCGCGACTTGATCGTGCCCTCAGCGACCTCGAGCACCTGGGCGGCCTCGGCCACCGACATCGCGTGCATGTCGACCAGCACGAGGGCCTGCCGCTGGTGCTCGGGCAGCCGGTCCAGCGCAGCGCGGACGTCGATCGCGGTCTCGGTGCGGTCGTGGGCGTCGACGGCGTCCGCCGGCTCCTGCTCGGGCAGGGCCACCGTGGGCCGGGCCTGGCGCCGTCGCACGCGGTCGAGACAGGCGTTGACGACGATGCGGTGCAGCCACGTCGTGACGGCCGACTCGCCCCGGAAGCTCTCGGCGCGGCGGTAGGCCGACACGAGCGCGTCCTGCAGGGCGTCGGCGGCCTCCTCTCGGTCGCCCAGCGTGCGCAGCGCCACGGCCCAGAGCCGATCGCGGTGGCGGCGTACCAGCTCGCCGAACGCCTCGGGATCGCCCTGGACGTGCGCGGCCAGCAGCTCGGCGTCCGCCAAGCCCGACACGACGGTGACGGGTCGAGCGGTCATCGCACGGTCACCTCGGCGATCTCGACGCGGAACCCGCCACTGACCTGCGGTGCCTGCGTGCACCAGATCACCAGCCGGTCGGCGGTGACCGGCTGCTTGGGCGTCAGCGTCACGGTGCCTGCCGCGTCCGTGGCCTCGGCCAGGACGGTGGAGTCGAGCTGGTCGCCACTGGCGGTGCGCAGCTCGAACGTCCCGCCCCCGGCACCGACGCGCACGGCCACGGAGGTGACGGGCCCGCGTCGGCCGAGGTCGAGCAGCAGGCCGACGCCCTTCTTCAGCCCGCCGAACTGGGCCGTCTTGTAGGTGTCGGAGGTCCACTGGGTCGAGGGATCGCCGTCGATGGCCTTGGCGGCCAGGTCGTTCTTCTCCTCACCGTCGCCCTGCGGGTCGAAGCCGGACGCCGTGCTGACCTGGATCGGCCCGGCGGGCGGGCTGGACGTCGTCGCGGTCGACGTCGACTGCGTGGGCGTGGGCGTCGAGGACGACGACGCGCTCGAGCGGGTGTGGGGAGCCGGGACGAAGGCGTTCTCACCGAGCCCGCGCAGGCCGCAGTAGGCGAGGCTGAGGAAGACCACGACGAACACCGCCACCAGCACGAGCACCGTGCGGGTCTGGCTGCGGGCCTGCGGGTCAGCCGATGGGGTCAGGTGCTCGTCCTCGTGGTCGAGGTCGTCGTAGAGCACGTCCAGTCCGCCGAGCGGCACGGCCGGCGCCGTGGGCGAGGCTGGCTCGGGAGCAGCGGGCTGCACCGGCAGCACCGACGTCGGCTCGGCCACGGGCTCGGCCACGGGCTCGGCGGCCGGCGCGGCCGGCGTGGGTGGCGTCGGCGGCGCGGCCGCCGGCGGCAGTCTCAGCGTGGGCGACGCCGGCGGGGCGGGCGAGCTGCTCTGGCGCTCGGGCCGGGCCGGGGTGAGCGGCGGCGCGGTGGGCAGTGGTGGGCGAGGCGTGGGAGCGAGCAGGTGCGGGAAGGCCCCGCCGGCCCGCTCCTCGCGGCGCTCACGACCCCAGGGCGCGATCTGCCCCGCGAGGTCGCCGGGGGTGTCGGGTGCGCCGGCACCGGCGAAGGTCTGCGCGCAGAGCGTGTCGAGGTCGGCGGGCGCGCCGGTGACGATCTGCGAGGGAGGCACGGGGTGCCCGCCGACCTGAGGGGCTGGCGGCAGGTCGCTCGGGGTGGGCAACGGCCAGGTGGCCGTGAGGGTCGCGTAGGCCAGAGCGATCAGGTCACGGGTGTCGAGGGCGGTCGCCTGCTCGCCGTCCATGGAGTTGCCCGCGTCGTCACCGACGTCGATGCCGTCCAGCGCTGCGGCGGTGGCGAGCTCGGTGATCTTCACCGTGCCGTCGTCGAGCACGTGCACGCGGTCGGGGGTGAGCCGCAGGTGGTGCAACCCTCGGTGACGCGCCGCCTCCAGCGCGAGCGCCGCCTCACCGACCACGGCGCGGGCCTGTGAGGGCGGCAGCGGGCCGCCGTGCAGGCGGTGCGAGAGCGAGGGTGCGGGCAGCCACTCGCTGACGACGAAGGTGATGGCGTCGTCCTCCCCGACGTCGAGCACCCGGACGAGCCGCGCGTCCTCGACGGCCGCAGCGCGTCGGGCTGCGTCGAGCACCGCGGCGGCGTGCGGGTGGTCGGAGCTGACGGCGCGCACGTGCACCCTCCGGTCGAGCACGTCGTCGTGCGCCTGCCACGAGGACGACAGCGGGGAGTCCTCGAGGCGCTCGCGCAGGACGTACCGGCCGCCGAGGGAGCTGCCTGGTCCCACCCTGTCCAGCGTCGGCCTCCCCTCGAGGTGCCACCTGCGGCCCGGACGTCCCGTGACCGCCTCGTCGCTCATCGTAGGGTGCCCGGCCGCGGGTGGCACGGTTGAAGGGCGGTTTGCACGGCGGGTGGAGGGGCGGTCGCGACGGTCGAGGCGCTCGCGCGCTTCACGTCCCGAGCAGGCTCGGGCGGGTGGCCCCGATGATGCGGCCGTAACCGACGGCGCCGATCTTCACCACGCTGCCGGTCTGCGGTGCGTACAACGACAGGCCGTCGCCCAGGTAGATGCCGACGTGGTGGATCGAGCCCGGGTCCGTGACGTCGACGGCGTAGAACACCAGGTCGCCAGGTGCCAGCTGGTCGAGCGGCACCTTCGGGAGCTGCGAGTACTGCTCGCGCGAGGTGCGCGGCAGCCGCACGCCGGCTTGGGCGTACGCCCACTGGGTCAAGCCCGAGCAGTCGAAGGTGGAGGGCCCCGTGGCACCCCAGACGTACGGCAGGCCGAGCCGCGTGGCTGCGGCCTTGATGGCAGCCGCCGCGAGGGCGTTGGGTGCTGGGACGTCGGGCAGAGCCGTGCTGCCGGACGACGGGCCTTCCAGCCCGCGAGCGCCCGTGGTCAGCACGCCGCCCAGCCCGAGCGAGCGCGCCGCTTGGGCGGCCTGGGCCACCGCTCGCGCCTCGGCCTCGCGCCGCTGCTGGTCGACGAGCTCGACCACGCGCGCGTCGGCCCTCGAGATGAGGTCACGCTGACGCGCGATGGTCGCGGTGACCGCGACGGCCGCTCGGTCTGCGGCGACCTGGAGGGCCGCCGCCCGGGCGCGCAACCGGCCGGCCTGCAGCGCGGTCTGCCGCTCGTGCTGGGCCGCTGCCTGCCGCGTGGCCGTGCGCTCGCCGTCCGAGCGGATGATGGTCTCGACGGCGTGCCAGCGCACGAGCGCGTCGTCGAGCGAGGTGCTGTGCAGGATCGTGCCGGTGAGCCCGATCGGGCCGCCGCTGAGGTAGATGGCCCGCACGCGCCGGGCGGCGACGTCCTCGCTGTCTTGCACCGCGCGCTCGCTGTCGAGCACCGCGGTGGAGGCGACCACCTCGCCGGTGGTCGCCTGCATCAGCGCCTCGCGGGCGGCGTCGTAGCGCTCGACGGCCAAGCCCTGATCGACCGTGAGCTGGTCGAGCTGGCGGCGCAGGTCGGCCGCCTGGCGGCGCAGCTGCGCGACGCCGGGGTCGGCCGAGGCCGGTGCCACCTGCAGGGTCACCGCAGCGAACGCTGCCGACACGACGACGGCGCCCCAGCGGGCGGCGACCCGCCGACTGCGCACCGTGCCGCACCCCGGACCTGAGCTCACGCGGTGCTCTTCCCGACGCCCTGCACGCGCAGCTCACACCAGTGGCGCATGGGCCCGATGTGCCGCGCGACGATGGTGCTGGCCTCGCGGGTGACGACGAGGTGGGCGGTTCCGTCGGGGTCGACGCTCAGGCTGTCGGTGACCACGGAGGTGTCGGCGTTGGCCTCGGTGGCGGCGCGCTGGGCGCTCGCGAGCGCGGCGCGGATGTCGTGGGTGCTCTGCCAGGTCTCGCTGGCGCTGCGCGCGGCCTGGTTGCCGGTGTCCTCGAGCGACAGGCGCGACGTCACGATCGAGATGCCGTCGAACGCGACCACCGCGACCACGGCCAGGACCACGGTGAGCCGCGTCAGCCAACCCAGGACGATGCCACCCACGTCACCGGACAGCGTCCGGACGTCACTGCTCACCATGCTGAGGAACGTCGGCGCGCGCACGGCCCGACTTGAGCCTCAGCCCCGCGCCGCGCGCCGTCCGGGCAGTCGCTTGAGCAGCGGCTCGGCGAGCTCGCCGATCTCGGTGACGCGCAGCACGCGGCAGGCACCGAGGTAGACGGCGAGGACGGCGAGGCCGCCCACCACCAGCACGAGCGCCGACGACGCCTTGGTCTGGCCGAGCCACGCGTGGCCGCCCCAGGCGATGAGGCGCCCGACGAGCACCGCCGGCACGGCGGCCGCCGCGAGCCGGACGTACGTCCGCAGCACGCGCCGGCCGTCGAGCCCCCCGAGGCGGCGGTGCAGCGCCACGGCCGACAGCACGGCGCCCACGAGGTAGCCGAGCGCCATGCCGAGGCCGACCCCCACGACGATGTGCTGCGGGTCGAGCAGGTGGCCGGCGGCGAAGCTCGTGGCGGCGATGGTGAGCACCACCGGCACCTGGATGAGGAAGGGCGTGCGGGCGTCGGCGAACGCGTAGAACGCGCGCTGGAAGAGGTACTGCGCGCTGAACGGCACGAGGCCGAGCATCATCGCCGTCGCGGCCGCGGCGATGGCCCGGGTGTCGGGAGGAGCGTTCGTGATGAACAGCGTCGCGGTGAGCTCCGGCCCCACCGCCACCATGGCCGCGACGGCGAGCACCGAGGCCACGCCGGTGAGGCGAAGCCCCACCGACAGGTCGCGCCGCACGAGGTCGGGACGCCCCGACACCGCCGACTCGCTCATCCGCGTGAACAAGGCGGTCACGAGCGACACCGTGACCAGTGAGTGCGGCAGCATGAAGAGCAGGAAGGCGTTGCTGTAGGAGTTCTGCCCCGGGCCACCGCCGGCACCCGCGGTGAGCACGGCGCGCACGGTGACGATGAAGAAGAGCTGGCCCATCACGGCGGCGGCGAAGGTCCAGCCCGCCACCTTGCCCGCGCTGGCGAGTCCCACGCCGCGCAGACCGAACCGCGGCCGGTAGCGAAAGCCCATCCGCCACAACGGCCAGAACAGCACGAGCGCCTGGACGACGACCCCGAGCGTCGCGGTGCCGGCGAGTCCCGCGATCTGGCCCGGGGTCCAGGACGCCGGGGGGTGGGGGTTGGTGAACCGGTCGAAGCCACCGATCCAGACGAACATGGCGACGAGCCCGACGATGGCGACGACGTTGTTGGCCACCGGCGCCCACATGTAGGCCCCGAAGCGCCCGCGCGCGTTGAGCACCTGGCCGAGCACGGTGTAGACGCCGTAGAAGAAGATCTGCGGCATGCACCAGTAGGCGAACGCGATGCACAGGGCCACGGTGGCGGCGTCCCACGACCCCTCGCTCGGCCTCAGCACCAAAGGCACGGCTGGGGCGAGCAGCGTCGCCACCACGGTGACCGCTGCGATGCCGAGCAGCGACACCGTGAGCAGGCGGTCGAGGAACGCCTGGCCGCCGTCGGGGTCCTTGGCCGCGCGCACGATCTGCGGCACCAGCACGGCATTGAGCAGGCCACTGGCGATGAGGTTGTAGATCTGGTTCGGCACCGTGTTGGCGGTGATGAACGTGTCGGCGGCGAGCGCGCCGCTGACGCCGAGCAGGCCGGTGAGCAGCGAGGTGCGGACGAACCCGAGGATGCGCGAGACGAACGTGCCCGCCGCCATCACCGACGTCGAGCGCATGAGGCTGCTGTCGCTCACCCCTCGACCCTCCGCCGGGGCCGGCGCAGCGCGCGCACGAGCCCGACCACGACCACCAGACCGGCGACGACGCCGCCGACGGTGAGCACCCAGCTGTCGGTGGGTCGCACGCGGACCTTCACGTGCTCCGTCTCCCCGATCGGCGAGCCGGACGGTGCCACGAGCTGCGCCTGCAGGTCGACCTGGCCGCTCGCGAGGGCGCGCACGGGCACCCGCACGCTGGCGCGCGATCCCGCGGCCAGGTCGAGCGGCTCCGAGAGCTCGCGCGAGACGACCAGTCGCGGGCTCGGTGCCACGACGCGCAGCCGCACGCCGTGCACGGCCTCGGGCAGGTCGTTGCTCACCGTGAGCTGGAGCTCACCCGAGCTGCGCAGGAACGTGATCGTCGTCGGGAGCACCCGCAGCTGGTTCACCAGGGTCTCGATGGTGCTGGCTTCGAGGCGCTGCCGCCGGGTCAGGGCCGACCGGTTCCCGCGCCACACCGACGACACCAGCGTCAGGGTCGTGCGTTGCAGCTGGGCGGTGGTGCGCACCGGGTCGTCAACCACCTCGCCCAGGGCGGAGAGCCGTGCCCTCAGCTCGAGCGTGAGCGCCACGTCCTGGCGGGTGATGCCCGCCGGAGCGCGAACGGCCCGCGGTGCCGCGGCGCGCCGCGGCAGGGACGACGTGTCACCCCGCGTGCCGAGCGGAGCGACGAGCTGGCCCCACGAGATCGGGTCGAGCCACGGCACGGCCGCCGCGGAGGTGACCAGGTCACGGAACGCGGCGGGCTGGGGGTCGACCGTGCGCGGCAGGGCCACGAGCAGGCGGCGTGACAGGCCCGGCCGCTCGGTGGTCGCCGCCGCCGTCTCGGCGAGGAAGCGGCT is a window encoding:
- a CDS encoding protein kinase family protein, producing MGPGSSLGGRYVLRERLEDSPLSSSWQAHDDVLDRRVHVRAVSSDHPHAAAVLDAARRAAAVEDARLVRVLDVGEDDAITFVVSEWLPAPSLSHRLHGGPLPPSQARAVVGEAALALEAARHRGLHHLRLTPDRVHVLDDGTVKITELATAAALDGIDVGDDAGNSMDGEQATALDTRDLIALAYATLTATWPLPTPSDLPPAPQVGGHPVPPSQIVTGAPADLDTLCAQTFAGAGAPDTPGDLAGQIAPWGRERREERAGGAFPHLLAPTPRPPLPTAPPLTPARPERQSSSPAPPASPTLRLPPAAAPPTPPTPAAPAAEPVAEPVAEPTSVLPVQPAAPEPASPTAPAVPLGGLDVLYDDLDHEDEHLTPSADPQARSQTRTVLVLVAVFVVVFLSLAYCGLRGLGENAFVPAPHTRSSASSSSTPTPTQSTSTATTSSPPAGPIQVSTASGFDPQGDGEEKNDLAAKAIDGDPSTQWTSDTYKTAQFGGLKKGVGLLLDLGRRGPVTSVAVRVGAGGGTFELRTASGDQLDSTVLAEATDAAGTVTLTPKQPVTADRLVIWCTQAPQVSGGFRVEIAEVTVR
- a CDS encoding NlpC/P60 family protein, which translates into the protein MSSGPGCGTVRSRRVAARWGAVVVSAAFAAVTLQVAPASADPGVAQLRRQAADLRRQLDQLTVDQGLAVERYDAAREALMQATTGEVVASTAVLDSERAVQDSEDVAARRVRAIYLSGGPIGLTGTILHSTSLDDALVRWHAVETIIRSDGERTATRQAAAQHERQTALQAGRLRARAAALQVAADRAAVAVTATIARQRDLISRADARVVELVDQQRREAEARAVAQAAQAARSLGLGGVLTTGARGLEGPSSGSTALPDVPAPNALAAAAIKAAATRLGLPYVWGATGPSTFDCSGLTQWAYAQAGVRLPRTSREQYSQLPKVPLDQLAPGDLVFYAVDVTDPGSIHHVGIYLGDGLSLYAPQTGSVVKIGAVGYGRIIGATRPSLLGT
- the murJ gene encoding murein biosynthesis integral membrane protein MurJ codes for the protein MSDSSLMRSTSVMAAGTFVSRILGFVRTSLLTGLLGVSGALAADTFITANTVPNQIYNLIASGLLNAVLVPQIVRAAKDPDGGQAFLDRLLTVSLLGIAAVTVVATLLAPAVPLVLRPSEGSWDAATVALCIAFAYWCMPQIFFYGVYTVLGQVLNARGRFGAYMWAPVANNVVAIVGLVAMFVWIGGFDRFTNPHPPASWTPGQIAGLAGTATLGVVVQALVLFWPLWRMGFRYRPRFGLRGVGLASAGKVAGWTFAAAVMGQLFFIVTVRAVLTAGAGGGPGQNSYSNAFLLFMLPHSLVTVSLVTALFTRMSESAVSGRPDLVRRDLSVGLRLTGVASVLAVAAMVAVGPELTATLFITNAPPDTRAIAAAATAMMLGLVPFSAQYLFQRAFYAFADARTPFLIQVPVVLTIAATSFAAGHLLDPQHIVVGVGLGMALGYLVGAVLSAVALHRRLGGLDGRRVLRTYVRLAAAAVPAVLVGRLIAWGGHAWLGQTKASSALVLVVGGLAVLAVYLGACRVLRVTEIGELAEPLLKRLPGRRAARG
- the sigM gene encoding RNA polymerase sigma factor SigM, with the protein product MTARPVTVVSGLADAELLAAHVQGDPEAFGELVRRHRDRLWAVALRTLGDREEAADALQDALVSAYRRAESFRGESAVTTWLHRIVVNACLDRVRRRQARPTVALPEQEPADAVDAHDRTETAIDVRAALDRLPEHQRQALVLVDMHAMSVAEAAQVLEVAEGTIKSRCARGRAALAQLLRPGNLEGVPDVPPVTPAAPAPAAERPHPGDHEGGRA